GGGTGGAAAAAGAGGAAAATGTTTACCCTATGGTTCCGGCCGGGGCTTCCATCACTGAAATGCTGCTCGTCTAGGAGGCTCGACCATGAAACATACGCTTTCCGTTACAGTGGAAAACGAGCCCGGAGTGTTGTCCAGGGTAGTGGGATTGTTCAGTGGCCGTGGTTTCAATATTGAGTCCCTCAACGTAGGGCCGACATTGGAACCGGGCGTCTCCCGCATGACAATCACCACCGAGGGCGACGAGCAGATCATCGAACAGATCGTCAAACAGCTCAGGAAACTCGTGACCGTCATCAAGGTCCGGGATCTGACCGAACTCAAGGCGGTGTCGCGCGAAATGGTCCTCGTCAAGGTGAATGCCGAAGAGGGCAAACGCGCAGAAATTCTACGCATCGTGGACATCTTCCGCTGCAAGGTCGTGGATGTGAGTCTTGACGAAATGACCATTGAATGCACCGGGGATGCCGGTAAGATTGAGGCCATTGTGGATCTTTTGACTCGGTTTGGGATCAAGGAATTGACCCGCACCGGAGCTACCGCATTGAAACGCGCCAAGCAGTGACGAACTGGGCCGTTGAATCGTTTGTGACCTGCCGAGCGGTTTGCTTCCTCTTTTTTCCTCTTGCCGGGGAAAAGGCGAGGACCGCTTTTGTATTACTCAAGGAGTGTTATTATGAAAGTTTTTTACGAAAACGATGCTGATCTGAAGTTTCTCAAGAATAAAACCGTGGCTGTGATCGGTTATGGCAGTCAGGGACATGCCCATGCTCAGAACCTCCGGGACAGCGGTGTGAACGTCATCGTGGGACAGCGCCCCGGTGGAAAGAATTATGAATTGGCGAAGGAGCACGGCTTCGAGCCTGTCAGCGCCAAGGAAGCCGCAGCCAAAGCGGATATGATCATGGTGTTGCTGCCGGATCAGTTCCAGTCTGAAGTGTACCGCAACGACATCGCGCCTGGGTTGGTGGACGGGAACGTCTTGGCGTTTGGTCATGGATTCAATATTCATTTTGGACGCATCAAGCCTCCCAAGGGAGTGGACGTTGTCATGATCGCGCCCAAGGGGCCGGGACATTTGGTGCGGCGTACCTTTACCGAGGGGGGCGCGGTGCCCGCTTTGGTGGCGGTGGATCAGGATGCTTCCGGAAATGCGCAGGATATTGCCCTTGCGTATGCCAAGGGAATTGGTGCCACTCGGTCCGGTGTTATCGAAACCACGTTCCGCGAGGAGACGGAGACGGATTTGTTCGGTGAACAGGTCGTACTTTGCGGCGGACTCACCGAATTGTGCAAAGCTGGCTTTGAAACGCTGGTGGAAGCCGGATACCAGCCGGAAGTGGCCTATTTCGAATGCATGCATGAAATCAAGCTCATCGTTGACCTGATGTACGAAGGTGGACTGGCCAAGATGCGCGATTCCATCTCGGATACCGCGGAATATGGTGACTATCGGACAGGCAAGCGCATCATCAACGAGGAAACCCGTTGGGAGATGCGTCAGGTGCTTTCCGAAATTCAGGACGGAACGTTTGCCAAAGACTTCATTCTGGAGTCCCAGGCTGGCTATCCTAAAATGAACGCGGAACGACGTCTTTCAGCCGAGCATCTGCTTGAGGCTGTGGGAGGAAAGCTCCGTAACATGATGGGATGGTTGAAAAAATAGATTCTTATTAGATATGTTCGCATCGGCGCCGTTTCT
The sequence above is drawn from the Paucidesulfovibrio gracilis DSM 16080 genome and encodes:
- the ilvC gene encoding ketol-acid reductoisomerase; this translates as MKVFYENDADLKFLKNKTVAVIGYGSQGHAHAQNLRDSGVNVIVGQRPGGKNYELAKEHGFEPVSAKEAAAKADMIMVLLPDQFQSEVYRNDIAPGLVDGNVLAFGHGFNIHFGRIKPPKGVDVVMIAPKGPGHLVRRTFTEGGAVPALVAVDQDASGNAQDIALAYAKGIGATRSGVIETTFREETETDLFGEQVVLCGGLTELCKAGFETLVEAGYQPEVAYFECMHEIKLIVDLMYEGGLAKMRDSISDTAEYGDYRTGKRIINEETRWEMRQVLSEIQDGTFAKDFILESQAGYPKMNAERRLSAEHLLEAVGGKLRNMMGWLKK
- the ilvN gene encoding acetolactate synthase small subunit, which translates into the protein MKHTLSVTVENEPGVLSRVVGLFSGRGFNIESLNVGPTLEPGVSRMTITTEGDEQIIEQIVKQLRKLVTVIKVRDLTELKAVSREMVLVKVNAEEGKRAEILRIVDIFRCKVVDVSLDEMTIECTGDAGKIEAIVDLLTRFGIKELTRTGATALKRAKQ